The genomic interval ACCTTCTCTTGTAGACTTGATGATGTTTTCCATTTTCATCGCTTCCAACACAAGTAATCCGTCTCCTTCAGAAACAGAATCACCTTCTTTGACGAGTATTTCAAGAACTCTGCCTGGCATTGGAGCTTTAACTTCATTATCTTTAATGGCATTACTAACGTCCATTCCTAAGTCATGAAGCAGCTCATCAAAACGATCTTTTAGACTTACGGTATAGGTGTTGCTATTGATTTGTATTTCAAAGGTTTTAGCTTTTTTATCGTGGCTTAAAACATCTGCTA from Flavobacteriales bacterium carries:
- a CDS encoding acetyl-CoA carboxylase biotin carboxyl carrier protein subunit, whose protein sequence is MKGNVNTRFEFDLNKDVNWDIVEIKERQFHIVYNEKSFVADVLSHDKKAKTFEIQINSNTYTVSLKDRFDELLHDLGMDVSNAIKDNEVKAPMPGRVLEILVKEGDSVSEGDGLLVLEAMKMENIIKSTREGVLKHIQANEGDSVEKNAILLSYE